A segment of the Terribacillus aidingensis genome:
GATTTTATTGAGAACACAATATCACCAGAAATGGCCAGTAAGCTTAATACGTATTATGGAGAATATAGCGGCGGTTTCTGGAACCGACACTTCGGGAAAGCCGGCGTGAAGATTCCGAACGACAACGGAACGGAGCATGGTGTGACAGCTGTCTTCGCTGAAGATGGCAGTATTCAGTATTTCACCGATTTCAAATCACCGAAAGAAAATATCGACTCTGCCCTTGGCTACTCAATGGTCGATGGCCGGACAGGGGAAGTGACATTCTTTGGTGGTGAGAAGAACAATGGCATCATGGATTCTTCCGGAGCTGTGCAAGTGGTGGAGAAGGAATACCCTGAGAAAAAATGGGAAGGGAAAATGCCCGTACTTTACAATATAGACGGTAATCCGACCTGGGTGATCAGTGTGCTCGATTCCAATGGTATTTTCAAGCAGTATGCATACGTCCGGGCAGCAGATTCTGACTATGTTGTGTTTGGAGATAATGCTAAAAGTACGTTAGAGGCGTATCGACTCCAGCTTAGTACAGATACAAGTACAGCAGAATCCACAGGAGACGCTCCTGTCCAGCAAGTGAGCGGGGAAGTGAACCGTCTCTATATTTCCTCCGACAATGCCGGGGCGAAAACAATTCAATTCTTGCTGAAGGACCAGGATGTTATTTACAGCATTAATTCGACAGATGCACCATATGCAATCTTTCTGAAAGAAGGAGATCAAGTCAGCTTTGAGGCTGCTATGCAGGATGGAGCAGCATCAGCAACGTTAGAGCAGATTTCAATTGAAGGATTGAATTAAATTTAGCCAGCTTTCAAAGTGAAAGCTGGCTTTTTTAAAGTCAGATTGAAAGAGGGTGCTGTTATGAGTAAAGAAAAAGAAACAGCTGAACTGCGAAGAGAAAGATTGAGACAAGAAGAAATAAATCGAAATCCAACTGGAAATGTAAGCGATGCATTCAACAGAAGTGATAGTGGAAACCTTGTTGATTTAGCAGGCGGTTTAAGCTGGAAGGTAACAGGGGTCATTTTGCTCGTTCTGATCGGCGTTATTACGCATTTATATTCTTAAGATAAAAGAGGCTAGGACATAATTAGATTCCCATTGGTTAAAACCGAATGTTATTCTTGAGAGCCGCTTCGGCAGAACACTCCGCTTTTCACGGGCACGGCCTCAGCCTCCTCGTGGAAAGTTTACAACTGCGGGGTCTTCAGCTCGTGCTGTTCCCGTAGGAGTCTCCGTGTTCTGCCTACGCTAGGATGGATAACTAATCAAACAAGACCGAACTTATGCAAATTTTCTTTTGAAGATTTGCAATATAGTTCGGTTTTTTATATGGCTAAACACTTTCTCCCAGCCTCTTTCTAATACAATTAACTTTGTACATAAGAAATGTGCCTGCATTACATATTCCTAAATCTTGCGAAAACTATTTTTCTGCAAGATTAATATACTGCTGAAAATAACAATACTTAAACTGGACACCAGCAGTATAGATACAATTGAAATATCCGCTATCAGCAGTAAAGAAACCAGTCCATAAGACAACGGAACCAAGCCGATGCTAACGAGCGTGCTCACACTTAACACCCTGCCTATAAGATGCTTCGGTAC
Coding sequences within it:
- a CDS encoding DUF6366 family protein yields the protein MSKEKETAELRRERLRQEEINRNPTGNVSDAFNRSDSGNLVDLAGGLSWKVTGVILLVLIGVITHLYS